Proteins co-encoded in one Arthrobacter sp. ERGS1:01 genomic window:
- a CDS encoding ROK family protein, which translates to MELTANTPQQLRHTNMSAVLAVMRRSAAVTGTDLIEATGLARATVIAVCDDLIHAGWVRELPAQRPVSGVQKGRPARVFEFDAGAGVVLGIDFGVTKTTALVADLKGRTLAKSTEIFGDTAESVEGRLATIDRALRAALAAAGVAPEAVLVAGVGIAAPVARSGEISHGQAFWENFDIGIQEKLRDHYGWPVLLGNDANLAAMAERWQGAGTGVDDLAVMLAGERIGFGLMESGRLLHGASGRSGEVGLLGLVKGVGTPDGIAALARELAVEELAAAKVAADGLASAEFTVAAPGAASSSAPVRESAPHLAPHPAKPSLLAALPADAIGAEDVFAAAQAGDAVARRVLDRIARRMGRVIALMGTFLDPELVVIGGAVSASSAVLLEPLRQELAAFMTTPPRVAVSTLGDAIVTLGAVRLALDYVEKNALDLLPRS; encoded by the coding sequence TTGGAACTGACCGCAAACACCCCCCAACAGCTGCGCCACACCAACATGAGCGCGGTGCTGGCCGTCATGCGCCGCTCCGCCGCCGTCACCGGCACCGACCTCATCGAGGCCACGGGACTGGCCCGCGCCACGGTCATCGCCGTGTGTGACGACCTGATCCACGCCGGCTGGGTCCGCGAACTTCCCGCCCAACGACCGGTATCCGGCGTGCAAAAGGGGCGCCCCGCCAGGGTGTTTGAGTTCGACGCCGGAGCCGGGGTGGTGCTTGGCATCGACTTTGGCGTCACCAAGACCACGGCGCTCGTGGCCGACCTCAAGGGCCGGACGCTCGCCAAGTCAACGGAAATCTTCGGCGACACCGCCGAATCCGTGGAGGGCCGGCTGGCCACGATCGACAGGGCGCTGAGGGCGGCGCTCGCAGCTGCCGGCGTGGCGCCCGAGGCAGTGCTGGTGGCCGGCGTGGGAATCGCGGCGCCCGTGGCCCGTTCGGGGGAAATCTCCCACGGCCAGGCCTTTTGGGAAAACTTCGACATTGGCATCCAGGAAAAACTGCGCGACCACTACGGCTGGCCCGTACTGCTGGGCAATGACGCCAACCTGGCCGCCATGGCCGAACGCTGGCAGGGCGCCGGCACCGGGGTGGACGACCTGGCCGTCATGCTCGCCGGGGAACGCATCGGCTTTGGCCTGATGGAATCCGGGCGGCTGCTGCACGGCGCCTCCGGCCGCTCGGGAGAGGTGGGCCTGCTGGGCCTGGTCAAGGGCGTGGGGACGCCGGACGGCATCGCGGCGCTTGCCCGCGAGCTTGCCGTGGAGGAACTTGCCGCCGCGAAGGTCGCCGCGGATGGGCTTGCCTCGGCTGAATTTACCGTGGCGGCGCCCGGCGCGGCGTCGTCTTCGGCGCCCGTCCGGGAATCAGCACCGCATTTAGCACCGCATCCCGCAAAGCCGTCGCTGCTGGCGGCCCTGCCGGCGGACGCCATCGGTGCCGAGGACGTCTTTGCGGCCGCGCAGGCCGGGGATGCCGTGGCCCGGCGGGTCCTTGACCGGATTGCCCGCCGGATGGGCCGCGTCATCGCGCTCATGGGAACCTTCCTCGACCCGGAGCTGGTGGTGATCGGGGGAGCCGTATCGGCGTCGTCGGCCGTGCTCCTGGAACCCCTGCGCCAGGAGTTGGCCGCGTTCATGACCACCCCGCCCAGGGTGGCGGTCTCCACCCTCGGCGACGCGATCGTGACGCTGGGCGCCGTGCGGCTTGCCCTTGATTACGTGGAGAAGAACGCGCTGGACCTGCTGCCCCGCAGTTAG
- a CDS encoding Ig-like domain-containing protein, translating to MALNALFTKSAGRKQVFSASLAAVVTAAVVTGAIIYPGFTTADVDLNDGSVWVTNRSAGLVGHLNDQSKVLDGGFTATTSTFDVIQNADNVFMGGDGGNLLNPVNVPMMAMSSETNLGGGKATSQGTGIVALTDAGQGKVWAMSNADVPGFSDKTSAPILKGLENAVSVTAPDDTIYTLDAGTGELISTVLNDAGKIASQDRAKVNGLAGLKDVQLTVAGGKPVAFSAEAGKLFLPGEKEVPVPDADGALLQQPSADASFVALETATGLLTQPLDGSAGKLLKLGTTGKAVAPVVQGACVHAAWSGANKYVRSCDGAGQLTDIPKAGGQSAFVFRKNRDVVVLNDVNSGNVWLVNQNLMLVNNWDDLKADLKKADNADKDSADPTVVNTLPDRTKPNRPPIATPDEFGVRAGKTTILPVLFNDSDPDGDVLTVEAPAVNPSVGAVQSIYGGTGLQISVPDGKRGSGTFGYLANDGRGGRDRADVTVRVVPPGENSAPRSMRDSTLVVEQGQTASLNVLSDWIDPDGDDIFLTGAVSDDGSASIKTSPDGVLKYTDDGEKTGQKTMTISVSDGQAITERKVKVRVLPGGTVPPVANADFFRAVAGQPIVLAPLKNDLDPAGGTLRLASVSKPSNATVSKIADNGTVTFTAPSAGQYYLDYQVTNGPMSATGLIRVDVVSASNAGLPVAVKDLAMLPSGGSVLVDVLGNDTDPAGGVLVVQSVDVPDGAPVSATIIDRDIIKLSDVRGLSGTLSVKYTISNGTGSAVGEIAVIRIPAADKLLPPRVEPDTATVRVGDIVSIPVLENDVDPNGEVLKSPVVAEAGNPAFGKLFTDQNQLRFIAGTTPKTVEGVYKVANSSGQFASAQVTVTIVAADPEHNLPPAPKSLTGRVIAGDQVKIPVPLNGIDPEGDSVELVGIDKAPTLGTAETGNGYIFYTAGGSSTGTDSFTYRVRDRLGAEATGRVEVGVAPPLDINHPPVTEDDFITIRPGRKVALDVALNDSDPDGGRLGVVKNGFKGPQEMAPTVNAKGLVVVTSPREPGTATMMYTVADKFGAKATGNIRMTVTPDAPLKAPIARDDRVTVKAMLGRNTVDVPVLENDSDPDGVTEALKVSLTSVPGKPPAQATVTSEGAVRVVLGPADQMIPYTITDQDGLKATAVIWVPGLAKQYPVLGKTDVIRVTAGQSAVLKLADYVKVREGRKPRLTEASKISLLGAANTNAIVGDGAGINYAASPSFYGPGSITFEVTDGTGPDDPNGLKATLTVMTLVDPAPSAKKDPKKSEKKNTPPTFTGSTLEVPQQETATLDVGPLAFDVDPGDKDKFAFSLAGAAPAGFKVSLKGSVLTVSQADGTRVGVTGTAHVQVSDGSNAPVGADILLRATSSSRPLAVANDDVVPNAHAGRPEVVQVLKNDVNPFPDTPLKVVGTSVETGSAGITVTNTGDSVSVNTSDSYKGTVVVRYIVADKTADPDRYANGRIRITVKGRPDAPVKPVVLEEKDKAVLLTWDPPADNGEAITKYTVAWSGGSQDCATNTCTITGLKNARPYKFTVTATNDVGTSPASPASASATPDTIPDTPAAPTTTFGDGQVDVHWVTPVGEFSPVTKFNVQISPVPAGQNGQKTAVTGNSLPWTGLENGTEYQFRVQAINRAPKPSEWSPYSESVVPAGLPDVPVAPTVATQPAVGSNSQVSVSWPEPFLNGAPITSYEVERSGGGQAAVTQKVTSPEATFSVNTSTEGYQYRVKAANKAGTTAYGAKSAPQRALGKIAQMQPPSLALVGTGGSGGQVRVTYAALSGNQLNGYAGSEVSYCVRLSTTGETCGVASGAVLSTPNGAAVYANVYAAPNSGAAQRGDASAASAQVTPYGVPLQPSVDGSTAPAQQKTVSWSWGAANANGSAVTRYDVSLNGGGWSSVDKARSYSHGTSGYGDAATLSVRACNAGGCGAGSPAVTSRAGSAPPPPVTEWSMTHNVGNRTCMDALGSTHWVNNTCSSSSYWLDPGDTIQTNCYVNRSGSTPGKWYRQQSGPNAGNNGLFARYDSFSAGQRSQPIPECPQPHGW from the coding sequence ATGGCATTGAACGCGTTATTCACCAAGTCCGCCGGCAGGAAGCAGGTCTTTTCGGCGTCCCTGGCCGCGGTGGTGACGGCCGCAGTGGTGACGGGAGCCATCATTTACCCGGGTTTCACCACCGCCGACGTCGACCTCAATGACGGCAGTGTGTGGGTGACCAACCGTTCCGCCGGTCTCGTGGGGCACCTCAACGACCAGTCGAAGGTCCTTGACGGCGGATTCACCGCAACCACGTCCACTTTTGACGTCATCCAGAACGCCGACAACGTCTTCATGGGCGGCGACGGCGGCAACCTGCTCAACCCCGTCAACGTCCCCATGATGGCCATGTCCTCGGAGACCAACCTCGGCGGCGGCAAGGCGACGTCCCAGGGCACCGGGATCGTCGCGCTCACCGACGCCGGGCAGGGCAAGGTGTGGGCCATGTCCAACGCCGACGTCCCCGGCTTCAGCGACAAGACGAGCGCCCCGATCCTCAAGGGCCTGGAAAACGCCGTCTCCGTCACGGCCCCCGACGACACCATCTACACGCTCGATGCCGGGACCGGTGAGCTGATCAGCACCGTATTGAACGACGCCGGCAAGATCGCCTCGCAGGACCGGGCCAAGGTCAACGGGCTGGCCGGCTTGAAGGACGTTCAGCTCACCGTCGCCGGCGGCAAGCCCGTAGCGTTCTCCGCCGAGGCCGGAAAGCTCTTCCTGCCGGGGGAGAAGGAGGTCCCGGTGCCCGACGCCGACGGCGCCCTGCTCCAGCAACCGTCGGCCGACGCAAGCTTCGTGGCGTTGGAAACCGCCACCGGACTGCTGACCCAGCCGCTCGACGGATCGGCCGGCAAGCTCCTCAAGCTCGGCACCACGGGCAAGGCCGTGGCCCCTGTGGTGCAGGGCGCCTGCGTCCACGCCGCCTGGTCCGGGGCCAACAAATACGTCCGTTCCTGCGACGGAGCAGGGCAGCTGACGGACATTCCCAAGGCCGGCGGCCAGTCCGCGTTCGTATTCCGCAAGAACCGCGACGTCGTCGTGCTCAACGACGTGAACAGCGGCAATGTGTGGCTCGTCAATCAAAACCTGATGCTCGTCAATAACTGGGATGACCTCAAGGCGGATTTGAAAAAGGCCGACAACGCCGACAAGGACTCCGCCGACCCCACCGTTGTCAACACCCTGCCGGACAGGACCAAACCCAACCGCCCGCCCATCGCCACACCGGATGAATTCGGCGTCAGGGCCGGCAAGACCACCATCCTGCCGGTACTCTTCAACGACTCCGATCCCGACGGCGACGTCCTGACCGTCGAGGCGCCGGCCGTCAATCCGTCCGTGGGCGCGGTGCAGTCCATCTATGGCGGCACAGGCCTGCAAATTTCCGTCCCCGACGGCAAGCGCGGATCCGGCACGTTCGGCTACCTGGCCAACGACGGCCGCGGCGGCAGGGACCGCGCCGACGTCACCGTGCGTGTGGTGCCTCCGGGGGAAAACTCCGCCCCGCGCAGCATGCGGGACTCGACCCTCGTGGTGGAGCAGGGCCAAACCGCCAGCCTGAACGTGCTCTCGGACTGGATCGACCCCGACGGGGACGACATCTTCCTGACCGGCGCCGTCTCCGACGACGGCTCCGCGAGCATCAAGACCAGCCCCGACGGCGTGCTGAAATACACCGACGACGGTGAAAAAACCGGCCAGAAAACCATGACTATCTCCGTCTCCGACGGCCAGGCCATCACCGAACGCAAGGTCAAGGTCCGGGTGCTGCCCGGCGGCACCGTCCCGCCCGTGGCCAACGCCGACTTCTTCCGCGCCGTGGCCGGCCAGCCCATCGTGCTGGCCCCGCTCAAGAACGATCTGGACCCGGCCGGCGGCACCCTGCGCCTGGCCAGCGTCTCAAAACCCTCCAATGCCACGGTGTCCAAGATCGCCGACAACGGCACCGTCACATTCACGGCGCCGTCGGCCGGCCAATATTATCTCGACTACCAGGTCACCAACGGGCCCATGAGCGCCACCGGACTGATCCGGGTCGACGTCGTGAGTGCCAGCAACGCCGGCCTGCCCGTGGCCGTGAAGGACTTGGCCATGCTGCCGTCGGGCGGCTCGGTCCTGGTGGACGTGCTGGGCAATGACACCGACCCCGCCGGCGGCGTGCTGGTGGTCCAGTCGGTGGATGTCCCGGACGGTGCGCCCGTCTCGGCCACCATCATCGACCGGGACATCATCAAGCTCAGCGATGTCCGCGGCCTCAGCGGCACCCTCAGCGTGAAGTACACCATCTCCAACGGCACGGGCAGTGCGGTGGGGGAGATCGCCGTCATCCGCATCCCCGCAGCGGACAAGCTGCTGCCCCCGCGGGTGGAGCCCGACACCGCCACGGTGCGGGTGGGCGACATCGTCAGCATCCCCGTGCTGGAGAACGACGTCGACCCCAACGGTGAGGTGCTTAAGTCACCCGTCGTGGCGGAGGCCGGAAACCCGGCGTTCGGGAAGTTGTTCACCGACCAGAACCAGCTGCGCTTCATCGCCGGGACCACGCCCAAGACCGTCGAGGGCGTCTACAAGGTGGCCAACAGTTCGGGCCAGTTTGCCTCCGCGCAGGTCACCGTCACCATCGTCGCGGCCGACCCCGAACACAACCTGCCGCCCGCACCGAAGAGCCTGACCGGCCGGGTCATCGCCGGCGACCAGGTCAAGATTCCGGTGCCGCTGAACGGGATCGACCCCGAGGGCGATTCCGTGGAACTCGTGGGGATCGACAAGGCGCCCACCCTTGGCACGGCAGAGACCGGCAACGGCTACATCTTCTACACGGCCGGCGGCAGCTCCACGGGCACCGACTCCTTCACCTACCGGGTGCGGGACAGGCTCGGCGCCGAGGCCACGGGCCGCGTCGAGGTGGGCGTGGCCCCGCCCCTGGACATCAACCACCCGCCCGTCACGGAGGACGACTTCATCACGATCCGCCCCGGGCGCAAGGTGGCCCTCGATGTGGCGCTCAATGACTCCGATCCCGACGGCGGCCGGCTCGGCGTGGTCAAGAACGGCTTCAAGGGACCGCAGGAAATGGCGCCCACCGTCAACGCCAAGGGCCTCGTGGTGGTGACAAGCCCGCGCGAACCCGGCACCGCAACCATGATGTACACCGTGGCCGACAAATTTGGCGCAAAAGCCACCGGCAACATCCGCATGACCGTCACGCCCGACGCCCCGCTGAAGGCACCCATTGCCCGCGACGACAGGGTCACCGTCAAGGCGATGCTGGGCCGGAACACGGTGGACGTACCCGTGTTGGAAAACGACTCCGATCCCGACGGAGTGACGGAGGCGCTGAAGGTCTCCCTGACGTCCGTGCCCGGCAAGCCCCCGGCACAAGCCACCGTCACCTCCGAAGGCGCCGTCCGCGTGGTGCTGGGACCGGCCGATCAGATGATCCCGTACACGATCACCGACCAGGACGGACTCAAGGCCACGGCCGTGATCTGGGTGCCGGGCCTGGCCAAGCAGTACCCCGTGCTGGGCAAGACCGACGTCATCCGGGTGACGGCCGGCCAGAGCGCCGTCTTGAAACTTGCCGACTACGTCAAGGTCCGTGAGGGCCGCAAGCCGCGCCTGACCGAGGCGTCCAAGATTTCGCTGCTGGGCGCCGCGAACACCAACGCGATCGTCGGCGACGGTGCGGGCATCAACTATGCCGCGAGCCCGTCGTTCTACGGCCCCGGATCCATCACCTTCGAGGTCACCGACGGCACCGGCCCGGACGATCCCAACGGGCTGAAGGCGACGCTGACGGTCATGACCCTGGTGGATCCGGCCCCGTCGGCGAAGAAGGATCCCAAGAAGTCCGAGAAGAAGAACACGCCGCCCACCTTTACCGGTTCGACGCTTGAGGTGCCGCAGCAGGAGACCGCAACCCTCGACGTCGGCCCGCTGGCCTTTGACGTCGACCCGGGGGACAAGGACAAGTTCGCATTCTCGCTGGCCGGGGCCGCCCCCGCGGGGTTCAAGGTGTCCCTGAAGGGCAGCGTCCTGACCGTCTCGCAGGCCGACGGCACCCGGGTTGGCGTCACGGGCACCGCGCACGTGCAGGTCAGCGATGGCAGCAACGCCCCCGTTGGCGCGGACATCCTGCTGCGGGCGACGTCGTCGTCCCGGCCGCTGGCCGTCGCCAACGACGACGTGGTCCCCAACGCCCATGCCGGCCGCCCGGAGGTGGTCCAGGTCCTGAAGAACGATGTAAACCCGTTCCCGGATACCCCGTTGAAGGTGGTGGGGACGTCCGTCGAGACCGGCAGTGCCGGCATCACCGTCACCAATACCGGCGATTCCGTGTCCGTGAACACCTCCGACAGCTACAAGGGCACGGTGGTGGTCCGCTACATCGTCGCGGACAAGACCGCCGACCCGGACAGGTACGCCAACGGGCGAATCCGCATCACCGTCAAGGGCCGCCCGGACGCGCCCGTCAAGCCCGTGGTGCTGGAGGAAAAGGACAAGGCGGTGCTGCTGACCTGGGATCCGCCGGCGGACAACGGCGAGGCCATCACCAAATACACGGTGGCCTGGAGCGGCGGCAGCCAGGACTGCGCCACCAACACCTGCACCATCACGGGCCTGAAGAACGCCCGGCCGTACAAGTTCACCGTCACGGCCACGAACGACGTCGGCACCTCCCCGGCGTCGCCGGCTTCGGCCAGTGCCACGCCGGACACGATTCCGGACACTCCCGCGGCCCCGACCACCACGTTTGGCGACGGACAGGTGGACGTGCACTGGGTGACGCCGGTGGGCGAGTTCTCGCCGGTCACCAAGTTCAACGTGCAAATTTCCCCCGTCCCGGCCGGCCAGAACGGTCAAAAGACCGCGGTGACCGGCAATTCGCTGCCGTGGACGGGGCTGGAGAACGGCACCGAGTACCAGTTCCGGGTCCAGGCCATCAACCGTGCGCCCAAGCCCTCCGAATGGAGCCCGTACTCGGAATCGGTGGTCCCGGCGGGACTGCCCGACGTGCCCGTGGCGCCCACCGTGGCGACACAGCCGGCCGTGGGCTCCAACAGCCAGGTCAGCGTGTCCTGGCCCGAACCGTTCCTCAACGGCGCCCCCATCACCTCGTACGAGGTGGAACGCTCGGGCGGCGGGCAGGCGGCCGTGACGCAGAAGGTCACCTCGCCGGAGGCCACTTTCTCGGTCAACACCTCCACCGAGGGCTACCAATACCGGGTCAAGGCCGCCAACAAGGCCGGCACCACGGCGTACGGCGCCAAGTCCGCGCCGCAGCGTGCCCTGGGCAAGATCGCCCAAATGCAGCCACCGTCCCTGGCCCTGGTGGGGACCGGCGGCTCCGGCGGCCAGGTCAGGGTCACCTATGCGGCGCTGTCCGGCAACCAGCTCAACGGCTACGCAGGCAGCGAGGTCAGCTATTGCGTGCGGCTCTCCACGACCGGCGAGACCTGCGGGGTGGCGTCCGGAGCCGTACTGTCCACGCCCAACGGCGCGGCCGTCTATGCGAATGTCTATGCGGCACCCAACAGCGGCGCGGCCCAGCGCGGCGACGCTTCGGCGGCCTCGGCGCAGGTAACGCCGTACGGCGTTCCGCTGCAACCTTCCGTGGACGGCTCCACGGCGCCGGCACAGCAAAAAACCGTGAGCTGGAGCTGGGGTGCGGCCAACGCCAACGGCAGCGCGGTGACCCGCTACGACGTCAGCCTCAATGGCGGCGGATGGTCTTCCGTGGACAAGGCGCGCAGCTACTCCCATGGCACCTCCGGCTACGGGGACGCGGCCACGCTGAGCGTGCGGGCCTGCAACGCGGGCGGTTGCGGTGCCGGTTCGCCGGCCGTCACGTCCCGCGCCGGCTCGGCGCCCCCGCCGCCCGTCACGGAATGGTCCATGACCCACAATGTGGGCAACCGAACGTGCATGGATGCGCTGGGCAGCACCCACTGGGTTAACAACACGTGCAGCAGCTCCAGTTACTGGCTGGACCCGGGCGACACCATCCAAACCAACTGTTACGTCAACCGCAGCGGCTCGACACCGGGAAAATGGTACCGCCAGCAAAGCGGTCCCAATGCCGGAAATAACGGATTGTTTGCCCGGTACGACTCCTTCAGTGCCGGCCAGCGCAGCCAGCCGATCCCCGAATGTCCGCAGCCGCATGGCTGGTAG
- a CDS encoding DUF58 domain-containing protein, whose protein sequence is MTITSGMGKARAALARPFHRDGTPTRLHPTSLWAEVDKVAGLYAAPVWAAVRGRLGRLALPVVGTFSALGATVLGAAVLLWIVGAAYGWQEAKVAALMATLLLVLAVAFILGTTRYAVTLDLARTRVAVGDNAVGSISVANASPRAILPAALELPVGQATALFHLPRMKPADVHEDLFTIPTARRAVITVGPVRSVRADPLRLLRRQLVWTDPTLLYVHPRTTALDGPAAGFLKDLEGLPTTELSSADVSFHALRDYVPGDDRRHIHWKTTARTGKLMVRQFEETRRAHLAVALSVNTEEYVHDDDLELAISAAASLGRAAIKEYRELSVVTQRGPIRCETGKNLLDDMTRLAGHARRGTAVDLARSLSDSVPNASVVFLVVGSKVTPAQLRSAAAAVPPGVRAFAIRCHAGAEPARAGIADLTVLTLGDLADLPVLLRKAIA, encoded by the coding sequence ATGACCATCACATCCGGCATGGGGAAGGCCCGGGCCGCCCTGGCGCGCCCGTTCCATCGCGACGGAACCCCCACCCGTCTGCACCCCACCTCGCTGTGGGCCGAGGTTGACAAGGTGGCGGGGCTCTACGCAGCACCCGTCTGGGCCGCGGTCCGCGGCCGGCTTGGGCGCCTCGCCCTGCCCGTGGTGGGTACGTTCAGCGCACTGGGCGCCACGGTGCTGGGTGCTGCGGTGCTGCTCTGGATCGTGGGGGCGGCCTACGGGTGGCAGGAGGCCAAGGTGGCCGCGCTGATGGCCACGCTGCTCCTTGTCCTGGCTGTCGCGTTCATCCTGGGCACCACCCGGTACGCCGTCACGCTCGACCTGGCCCGGACCCGGGTGGCGGTGGGGGACAACGCCGTGGGCAGCATCTCCGTGGCAAATGCGTCCCCGCGCGCCATCCTGCCTGCAGCGCTGGAACTGCCGGTGGGCCAGGCCACGGCACTCTTCCACCTGCCCCGGATGAAACCGGCCGACGTCCACGAGGACCTCTTCACGATTCCCACCGCCCGCCGCGCCGTCATCACCGTGGGCCCGGTCCGTTCGGTGCGGGCCGACCCCTTGCGCCTGCTGCGCCGCCAACTGGTATGGACCGACCCCACCCTGCTGTACGTCCACCCGCGGACGACGGCGCTGGACGGTCCCGCCGCCGGCTTCCTGAAGGACCTTGAGGGGCTTCCCACCACCGAACTTTCCAGCGCCGACGTCTCCTTCCATGCTCTGCGGGACTACGTGCCGGGCGATGACCGCCGCCACATCCACTGGAAAACCACCGCCCGCACCGGCAAGCTGATGGTGCGCCAATTTGAGGAGACCCGCCGCGCCCACCTGGCCGTGGCCTTGTCCGTCAACACCGAGGAATACGTCCACGACGACGATCTTGAACTGGCGATCTCCGCCGCCGCATCCCTGGGACGGGCCGCCATCAAGGAATACCGTGAGCTCAGCGTCGTCACCCAGCGCGGCCCCATCCGCTGCGAAACCGGCAAGAACCTGCTCGACGACATGACGCGGCTGGCCGGCCACGCCCGGCGCGGCACGGCCGTCGACCTGGCCCGTTCGCTGTCCGACTCGGTGCCCAACGCCTCCGTGGTGTTCCTCGTGGTGGGCTCCAAGGTCACCCCGGCACAGCTGCGCAGCGCGGCCGCCGCGGTGCCGCCGGGCGTGCGGGCCTTCGCCATCCGCTGCCATGCCGGCGCGGAGCCGGCCCGGGCCGGCATTGCCGACCTCACCGTCCTGACCCTCGGCGACCTTGCCGACCTGCCCGTGCTGCTGCGCAAGGCCATCGCATGA
- a CDS encoding transglutaminase family protein has protein sequence MSTRMSARMNAGPNTFPGSRPWWQPGLDAGALFLLLAVGVLGFGPTFGQDPRYLLAGLGATILGLGVAAAGARWRLGSLTVAGIAFVAYLLFGSALAARDEALLGFLPTAASLRGLLLGIMLSWKQLLTLAPPVGTGVEVMVVPYLSAFVAAVVAGSLAWRVRRAGWSMLPVLALFITAILFGTGQAQLPALRGTLLAAIAVAWLAWRHERSRRESAGAVSAQQPVQDRSAAKTALLRRLGLAAGVIAVAGALTFAAAPALTTSATRNVLRDSVVPPPDLHQLPSPLASFRDYVKNEKDTVLFTVDGLPKNGRVRLAALDNYDGVVFNVDPNSSASFAPIGDPKALNQAGGGTGVGVVIGGYTGDWIPSVAVAHSLSYHSAAGPAPTLYLNKDSGTALDLAGVNKGDDYTMDVDVPAVDVNTLAGSNFGQVQLPKLENVPQIVIAKANDMVGEADTPLKKVQALEGALQREGKFSNGLDGQTPSTSGHSAARITKLLTGKQMVGDDEQYAAAMTLMARSLGIPARVVMGFYLDEKDPANGAREAKIKGSDVHAWVEVNFAGAGWVPFNPTPDKDHIPNPPEPQNASKPKPQVLQPPPPPQEPADLPADSAPDALDTDGKKDHAASVLAAILTVVGVAAIPVLVIAIPLGLIVALKSRRRKRRLTSGLPTDRVGGGWSEVMSVATDLGAGLDANGTRRESAAALAGAFPASHGTTAVLAERADAAIFGPGQPSEDDVATYWRHVEKSVDGMRGSVGFWKRQRARFSPRSLLQDLRTGAGRPTTGAARKGKFLDTLRKRAR, from the coding sequence ATGAGTACCCGCATGAGCGCCCGGATGAACGCCGGGCCGAACACCTTCCCGGGCTCCCGCCCGTGGTGGCAACCCGGCCTCGATGCGGGTGCACTGTTCCTGCTGCTGGCCGTGGGCGTCCTTGGTTTTGGGCCCACTTTTGGCCAGGACCCCCGCTACCTGCTGGCAGGTTTGGGCGCCACAATCTTGGGCCTGGGCGTTGCCGCCGCCGGTGCGCGCTGGCGCCTTGGTTCGCTGACGGTGGCGGGCATCGCGTTCGTCGCCTACCTGCTGTTTGGCAGTGCCCTCGCGGCCCGTGACGAGGCGCTGCTGGGCTTCCTGCCCACGGCGGCCTCCCTGCGCGGACTGCTGTTGGGGATCATGCTGTCCTGGAAGCAGCTGTTGACGCTTGCCCCGCCCGTGGGCACCGGCGTCGAGGTCATGGTGGTCCCGTACCTTTCCGCCTTCGTCGCCGCCGTGGTGGCCGGCAGCCTGGCCTGGCGCGTGCGCCGCGCCGGCTGGTCGATGCTGCCCGTGCTGGCCCTGTTCATCACGGCCATCCTCTTTGGCACGGGCCAGGCCCAGCTGCCCGCGCTGCGCGGAACGCTCCTGGCCGCGATCGCCGTCGCCTGGCTGGCCTGGCGGCACGAACGCAGCCGCCGCGAATCGGCCGGCGCCGTCTCGGCCCAGCAGCCCGTGCAGGATCGCTCGGCCGCAAAGACCGCCCTGCTGCGCCGCCTGGGCCTGGCCGCCGGCGTGATCGCCGTGGCCGGTGCGCTGACCTTCGCCGCCGCCCCGGCCCTGACCACCAGCGCCACCCGCAACGTGCTCCGCGATTCCGTGGTCCCCCCGCCGGACCTGCACCAGCTGCCGTCACCGCTGGCCAGCTTCCGCGACTACGTCAAGAATGAAAAGGACACCGTCCTGTTCACGGTGGACGGCTTGCCCAAGAACGGCCGGGTCCGCCTCGCCGCCCTGGACAACTATGACGGCGTCGTCTTCAACGTCGACCCCAACAGCTCCGCCTCCTTTGCCCCGATCGGCGACCCCAAGGCACTGAACCAGGCAGGCGGCGGCACCGGAGTCGGCGTCGTTATTGGGGGGTACACGGGGGACTGGATTCCCAGCGTCGCCGTGGCCCACAGCCTCAGCTACCACAGCGCGGCCGGCCCCGCCCCGACCCTGTACCTGAACAAGGATTCCGGCACCGCCCTTGATTTGGCCGGCGTGAACAAGGGCGACGACTACACCATGGATGTCGACGTCCCCGCCGTGGACGTTAACACGCTGGCCGGTTCCAACTTTGGCCAGGTCCAGCTGCCCAAGCTCGAAAACGTCCCGCAGATCGTCATCGCCAAGGCCAACGACATGGTGGGCGAGGCGGACACCCCGTTGAAGAAGGTCCAGGCGCTGGAAGGGGCCTTGCAGCGCGAGGGCAAGTTCAGCAACGGCCTCGACGGCCAAACCCCCAGCACTTCGGGGCACAGCGCAGCCCGGATCACCAAGCTTCTCACCGGCAAGCAGATGGTGGGCGACGACGAACAATACGCCGCCGCCATGACCCTGATGGCCCGGTCGCTGGGCATCCCGGCCCGCGTGGTCATGGGCTTTTACCTCGACGAGAAGGACCCCGCCAACGGGGCGCGTGAGGCGAAGATCAAGGGCTCGGACGTCCACGCCTGGGTGGAGGTGAACTTTGCCGGTGCCGGCTGGGTGCCGTTCAACCCCACCCCCGACAAGGATCACATTCCCAACCCGCCGGAGCCGCAAAACGCGTCCAAGCCCAAGCCGCAGGTGCTCCAGCCCCCGCCCCCGCCGCAGGAGCCCGCCGACCTTCCCGCCGACAGCGCCCCCGATGCCCTGGACACCGACGGGAAGAAGGACCACGCCGCTAGCGTGCTCGCCGCCATTTTGACCGTGGTGGGCGTCGCGGCCATTCCGGTCCTGGTCATTGCGATCCCGCTGGGGCTGATCGTGGCGCTGAAGTCCCGGCGCCGAAAGCGCCGCCTCACCTCCGGACTGCCCACCGACCGCGTGGGCGGCGGCTGGTCCGAGGTGATGAGCGTGGCCACGGACCTCGGTGCCGGTCTGGACGCCAACGGCACCCGCCGGGAGTCGGCCGCAGCCCTCGCCGGCGCGTTCCCCGCCAGCCACGGAACGACGGCGGTGCTCGCCGAACGCGCCGACGCCGCCATCTTTGGTCCCGGCCAGCCCAGCGAGGACGACGTTGCAACATATTGGCGGCACGTGGAAAAGTCCGTCGACGGCATGAGAGGCTCGGTAGGGTTCTGGAAGCGGCAGCGGGCACGGTTCTCGCCGCGGTCGCTCCTGCAGGACCTCCGGACCGGAGCGGGACGCCCCACCACCGGGGCAGCCCGGAAGGGAAAGTTTTTGGACACGTTGAGGAAGAGGGCACGGTAG